DNA from Halorarum salinum:
CTTCGGTCCGGCCGACGCCGACGAGGGGGACGGCGGGCGACCGGACGAGGAGGCGGCCTTCGTGGCGGGCGACGGCGCGGGCCACGTCAGCGACGTCGTCGACGCGCAGGACGTCCGGGTGCCGGACGCCGACGGGACGCTCGAGCTGATGGTGACGGCGGTCGACTACACGGTCGAGGGGAGCGGCGCGACGGAGTACCCCGTCGTGCACGTGTTCGGGCGGACGAGCGACAACGAGGTCGAGCACGTGCGGGTGCTCGGCACCGAGCCGTACTTCTACGTCCCGACGGCGGACCTGGAGGGCCGGGACCTCCTCGAGGAGTACGACGTCGTCGTCAACACCAGGGAGCGCCCGCGGGGCGAGGAGGACGCGGAACCGTTCGAGAGCATCCGGGGCGAGGCGGTGACGAAGGTCGTCGCCCGGACCCCGCGGGACGTCGGACAGATCCGGGACGACTTCGCCCGGACGTACGAGGCGGACATCCTGTTCCCGAACCGCTTCCTCATCGACAACGGCGTCAGCTCCGGCATCCGGGTCGAGGAGCGGCGCCTCCCGGACGGACGCCTACAGGTGTTCCCCGGCCACCTCGAACCCGCGGAGGTCGACGCGGACCTCCGGGTGAACTACTTCGACATCGAGGTCGACGACCGCCGGGGGTTCCCCGAGGACGGCGAGGAACCGATCGTCTGTCTCACCAGCCACGACTCCTACCGCGACGAGTACGTCGCCTGGCTGTACGACGCCCCGGACGGCGACGCGGTTCCCCCGACCGCGCTCCCGACCTACGAGCCGTACCGGGAGGGACAGGAGATCGAGGTCCGGAGCTTCGAGGACGAGGACGCGATGCTCGACGCGTTCCTGACGTACGTCGCCGATACCGACCCGGACGTGCTCACGGGGTGGAACTTCGAGGACTTCGACGCGCCGTACTTCCTCGACCGGTGTGAGGTGCTGGACGGTGCGAGCGAGTTCGACCTCTCGCCCGACCGCCTCTCGCGCGTGGACGAGACGTGGCGCTCCGGCTGGGGGGGCCCGGACGTGAAGGGCCGGATCGTCTTCGACCTGCTGTACGGCTACCAGCGGACGCAGTTCTCCGAACTCGACTCCTACCGGCTGGACGCGGTCGGGGAACTCGAACTCGACGTGGGGAAGGAGCGGTACACCGGCGACATCGGAACCCTCTGGGAGGAGGACCCCGAGCGGCTGCTGGAGTACAACGTCCGCGACGTGGAACTGTGCGTCGAGATCGACCGCAAGCAGGACGTCGTCACCTTCTGGGACGAGTCCCGGAAGATCGTCGGCTGCCAGCTCGAGGACGCGCCGACCCCCGGCGACGCGGTCGACATGTACGTCCTCCACGAGGCGTTCGGCGAGTTCGTCCTGCCGACGAAGGGCCAGCAGGAGGGCGAGGAGTTCGAGGGCGGCGCCGTCTTCGAACCCATCACGGGCGTCCGCGAGAACGTCACCGTGCTCGACCTGAAGTCGCTGTACCCGATGTGTATGGTGACCATCAACGCCTCGCCGGAGACGATCGTCGAGGATCCCGAGGCGTACGACGGAGAGACGTACCGGGCGCCCAACGGCACCCGGTTCCGGAAGGAGCCCGACGGGATGATGCGCGAGATGGTCGACGAGTTGCTCGCCGAGCGCGACCGGAAGAAGGCCGCCCGGGACGAGCACGAACCCGGTTCGGCGACCTACCAGCAGTACGACCGCCAGCAGGCGGCCGTGAAGGTGATCATGAACTCGCTGTACGGCGTCTCCGGCTGGGAGCGCTTCCGCCTGTACGACAAGGAGAACGCCGCGGCGATCACCGCGATGGGCCGGCGCGTCATCGAGTTCACCGAAGAGGCCGCGAACGAGATCGGCCACGAGGTCGCGTACGGGGACACCGACTCCGTCATGCTCGAACTGGGCCCCGACGTCACCACCGGGGAGGCCATCGAGCAGTCGTTCGACATCGAGGACCACATCAACGGCCGCTACGACGACTTCGCGCTGGAGGAGCTCGACGCGGAGGAGCACCGCTTCCAGATCGAGTTCGAGAAGCTCTACCGCCGGTTCTTCCAGGCGGGCAAGAAGAAGCGGTACGCGGGCCACATCGTCTGGAAGGAGGGCAAGGACGTCGACGACGTCGACATCACCGGCTTCGAGTACAAGCGCTCGGACATCGCGCCGATCACCAAGCGGGTCCAGAAGGACGTCATCGAGATGATCGTCTACGGCGAGGACCTGGCCGACGTGAAGGAGTACCTCCACGACGAGATCTCCCGCTTCCAGTCGGGGGACGTGGACCTGGAGGAGGTGGGCATCCCCGGCGGCATCGGCAAGCGGCTGGAGGGCTACGACACCGACACCGCGCAGGTCCGGGGAGCGAAGTACGCGAACATGCTGCTCGGGACCAACTTCCAGCGCGGGTCGAAGCCGAAGCGGCTCTACCTGGAGAAGGTTCACCCCGACTTCTTCCGTCGGATGGAGGAGGAGGGGGGGTTCGACGCGGCGACGGACGACCTCTACCGCGAGTTCAAGCGGAACCCCGACGTCATCTGCTTCGAGTACGCCGACGAGGTCCCCGAGGAGTTCGAGGTGGACTGGGACAAGATGCTGGAGAAGACACTGAAGGGACCCATCGCCCGCGTCATCGAGGCGCTGGACATGTCGTGGGACGAGGTCAAGACCGGACAGGAGCAGACGGGACTCGGCTCCTTCGTGTAGTTCGCCCCTCCGGTTCGTCCGCCGACCGCTCTTTCCGATTCGGAAAGGAATGTTCGCGTGATACGAGCTCACACGCACGGATGCGAAACCATTAACCCCCGAAGACCCCGATACCCGTGCACGAGGAGATACACCACATGGCAACACTCGAACTGCGGAATCTTCAGGCGGAGGTCGCCGAGACCGGCGAGGAGATCCTTCGGGGCGTCGACCTCGAGGTGAAAAGCGGCGAGATCCACGCGCTGATGGGGCCGAACGGGTCGGGCAAATCCACGACCGCGAAGGTCATCGCGGGTCACCCGGCCTACGAGGTCACGGACGGCGACGTGCTGCTCCACCTCGAGGAGTCGGACGTCGCCGACGTCGACGAGGAGCTCGACGAGGACGACTACACCTGGGACCTGCTCGAACTGGAGCCGAACGAACGCGCCGCGCTCGGCATCTTCCTCGGCTTCCAGTACCCCGCCGAGATCGAGGGCGTCACGATGACGAACTTCCTCCGGCAGGCGCTCAACGCCAAGCTCGAGGAGCGCGAGGAGCTCTTCGAGGACGAGGAGGCCGAGGCCGAGGCCGACGACGAGGAGGAAGCGGGCTACGACACCTCCCCGATGGAGGGGGACGTCGACGAGGGCGAGATCGGCGTCGCCGAGTTCCAACAGCTCCTGAAGGGGAAGATGGAGCTGCTCGACATGGACGAGACGTTCGCCTCCCGCTACCTCAACGCCGGCTTCTCCGGCGGAGAGAAGAAGCAGAACGAGGTGCTCCAGGCAGCCATCCTCGAGCCGTCGATCGCCGTGCTCGACGAGATCGACTCCGGGCTCGACATCGACCGCCTGCAGGACGTCTCGGAGGGCATCAACGCCCTCCGCGACGAGCAGGACACCGGCATCCTCCAGATCACCCACTACCAGCGCATCCTCGAGTACGTCGAGCCCGACCACGTCCACATCATGCTCGACGGGAGGGTCGTCAAGAGCGGCGACGCGTCCCTGGCCGAGAAGCTCGAGGACAAGGGGTACGACTGGGTCCGCGAGGAAGCCTACGAAGCCGCGTAACCGGATTCGGCTACTAAACAGGCTAATAACCGTTCGACCGTAAACCACAACCAAGACATGAGTTCGGATCAAGACCATCTGAAGCAGACGGACACGGAGGACCGCTTCGACTTCAAGAAGGAGGAGAAGTCGGCCTTCCGGAGCGAGAAGGGACTGAACGAGGAGACGATCAGGGCCATCTCCGAGGACAAGGACGAGCCGGAGTGGATGCTGGAGCGGCGCCTCCGCGCGCTGAAACAGTACCACGCGATGCCGATGCCGACCGACTGGCCGGGCCAGCCCGACCTGAGCGAGGTCGACGTCGACGAGATCGTCCCGTACATCCGACCCGACGTCGACACCCGCGGCGGCGTCGACGACTGGACGGAGCTCCCGGACGAGATCAAGGACACGTTCGACAAGCTGGGCATCCCGGAGGCCGAGAAGAACGCGCTCTCGGGCGTCGGCGCCCAGTACGAGTCCGAGGTCGTCTACCAGAACATGCAGGAGCGCTGGGAGGAGAAGGGCGTCGTCTTCTGCAACATGGACGAGGCGGTCCAGGAGCACGAGGAGCTCGTCCGCGAGCACTTCATGACGACGTGCGTGCCGCCGAGCGACAACAAGTTCGCCGCGCTCCACGGCGCCGTCTGGTCCGGCGGATCGTTCGTCTACGTCCCGGAGGACACGACCGTCGACATGCCGGTGCAGGCGTACTTCCGCATGAACTCCGAGGGGATGGGCCAGTTCGAGCACACGCTCATCATCGCCGAGGCCGGCTCGGAGGTCCACTACATCGAGGGCTGCTCGGCGCCGAAGTACTCGGCGTTCAACCTCCACTCGGGCGGCGTCGAGGTGTTCGTGAACGACGACGCGCACGTCCAGTACTCGACCGTCCAGAACTGGTCGAAGAACACGTACAACCTCAACACCAAGCGCGCCATCGTGGAGAAGGGCGGCCGCATGGAGTGGATTTCGGGCTCGATGGGCTCGAAGGCGACGATGCTGTACCCCTCCTCGATCCTGAAGGGCCGCGGCGCGAGCGACAACCACATCACCATCGCGTTCGCCGGCGAGGGCCAGAACATCGACACCGGCGCGAAGGTGTACCACAACGCGCCGAACACGAAGTCGACCATCGAGTCGAAGTCCATCTCGAAGGACGGCGGCCGCACGAACTACCGCGGCCTCGTCCACATCGCCGACGGCGCGGAGAACTCCTCGACCGCGGTCGAGTGTGACGCGCTGATGTTCGACAACGAGTCGACCTCCGACACGATGCCGTACATGGAGATCAACGAGTCGAAGGTCGACGTCGCCCACGAGGCGACCGTCGGAAAGATCGGCGACGAGGACGTGTTCTACCTCCAGTCGCGCGGCCTCGACGACGACGACGCCAAGCAGATGATCGTCTCGGGCTTCATCGAGCCGATCACGGAGGAGCTACCCATCGAGTACGCGGTCGAACTCAACCGCCTCGTCGAACTCGAGATGGAGGGGTCGCTCGGATGAGCACGCAGGTGCCACAGGGACTCTCCGAGGAGGCGATCCACACCGTCTCGGAGGAGCGCGACGAGCCGGAGTGGCTGCTCGAACGCCGCCTCGCGGCGTTCCGCGCGCTCGACGGACTCGACCTGCCGGACGTCATTCAGACGCCCGGCCGCAGGTGGACGAACCTGCGGAACCTCGGGTTCGAGGACCTCGTCGACCCGCTGAACCAGCGCGACGAGACCGAGCGCGTCAGCGCCGAGGGCGCGACGGTGCTCTCGTTCGCCGACGCGCTCGACGAGCACGAGGAGCTCGTCCGCGAGCACTTCGGGTCGGTCGTCGACCCCGAGACGAACTACCTGACCGCGCTCTCCGCGGCGCTTTTCACCACCGGAACGGTCGTCCACGTCCCGAAGGGCGTCGACGCCGAGGACGTGAAGATCCGCGCCGAGATGAACAGCCGGTCGCTGTTCAGCCACACGCTCGTCGTCGCCGAGGGGAACGCCTCCGCGACGATCCTCGAGCGGGTCAGCAACGGCGCCGACGCCGACGGGGAGGGCGACCGCTACTTCAGCAACGTCGTCGAGGTCGCGACCGACGAGAACGCGTACGTCCAGTACGGCTCGCTCCAGAACCTCGACGAGGACGTGTACACGTACTCGCTGAAGCGCGGCGACGCCGCCCGCTACGCGACCGTGAGCTGGATCGAGGGGAACCTCGGCTCCCGGCTCACCCGCTCTGACATCGAGACCGAGCTGAACGGCGACTCCTCGGAGACGAAGATCGTCGGCGCGTTCTTCGGCCACGGCGACCAGCACTTCGACGTGAACGCCCGCGTCTGGCACGACGCCGAGCACACGACCGCGGACCTCGTCACGCGCGGCGTGCTCGACGACGAGGCCCGCTCGGTGTACGAGGGCGTCCAGGACGTCGGCCGCGACGCCTGGGACACCTCCAGCTACCAGCGCGAGAACACGCTGATGCTCTCGGACGAGTCCGAGGCCGACGCCTCCCCGAAGCTCATCATCCACAACCACGACACCGAGGCGTCCCACTCGGCGACGGTCGGGCAGGTCGACCGCGAGGACCTGTTCTACATGACCTCGCGCTCGATCCCGCCTCGGACGGCGCGGAACATGCTCGTGGAGGGGTTCTTCGTGCCGGTCCTCGAGGAGGTCGAGGTCGACGAACTCCGCGAGGACATCGAGGCGCTCGTCCGGCAGCGGCTGGACTGAGTAGAGTCACGCAGCTTTTCGTTTTCCGGTGTCTCCTCGGCCGACAGTGGCCACTCCGAACGCTCCTCCCGGCAATGGGTGGCAATGGACAGCCTCGAAAGCCCCCGCGGCTGTCGGCTCGGTGCGGCCGCTGTCGTTCAAGAGAGCTTCGCTCTCTCGTGGTGCTGTCAGGTTCCACGGGAACCTGACCGCAAGCGGGAAATCCTTGATTTCCCGCACTGACGAGACGCCGAAGGCGTCTCGAACCACGCTCCTCGTCGCTCGCGTCGCTCGCTCCTGTGATGCTCGCCGGTCCGCGCCATCGCCGATAGCCGCGGCCCCTTTCAGCCCCACCCACCGCAACCGCACCGCACGGCAACCACACATCTCCCCAGCCGATTGCGCCCCTCACGCTCACTGCGTTCGCGTTGCGGTGCTCATCCCTCGCGCGATTCGGCCGCCCACGAGGGGGCGGCCGCCGCGCGCCACTGAGGCGTGGTTGAGCCGGTCGTCAGTCGCCGGATCCGAACACCGCCGTGCGTCCGGTCCGCCGGCCCAACCTGAGCAGCGCCGGCAGCGTCGCCAGCGCGACGAGCACCTCCAGCCCGCCCGCGACGACGAACGCCGGGAGGTAGCCGTACGCGGAGGCGACGCCGCCGCCGACGAGCGAACCGGCGAGGAAGCCGACGCTCCCCGCGGCGTTGAAGCCCGCGACGGCGACCCCGCGCTGGTCCTCCCCCGCCAGGTCGACCACGAGCGCGAGCGTCGCGGGCGCCATCAGCGCGCCGAGCACGCCGACCACGACCATCGCCACGGCGGCCAGGTCGGGCGAGGGTGCGAACCCGACCGCCATGACGGCGAGGCCGAACGTCGCGGAGCCGAGCGCCACCGGGACGACGCGGCCGACCCGGTCCGAGAGCACGCCGAACGGGTACTGGAGCAGGGCGAACGGCGCGAAGAAGGCCGCGAGCATGAGGCCGGTCGCGCCCGGCCCGAGCCCGAACGCCTCCCGGAAGTACAGCGTCCCGACGAGCGCGAAGAAGCCGGCCGTCAGCCGGTCGACGAACGCGAACGCGTACGGGACCGCCAGGTCCTCGCGCTCGCGGAGCCCCCGGACGAGCGCGGCGAGCCCCCGGTCGCTCCCGCCCTCCGGGGCGCGGTCGGGGACGACGAGCGCGAGCAGTCCCGCGACGGCGAGCAGCCCGGCGGCGGCGTACAGCGGACCGAACACGTCCAGTTCGTAGAGCTGTCCGCCGAGCGGCGCGCCGACGGCGGTTCCGAGCCCGATGGCGATGCCCGCGGCGCCCATGTTCCGCCCGTTGCCGCCGCCCAGATCCGCGAGCGCGCTCATCGCGAGTGAGAAGGCGCCGACCGTGAGCGCCCCCTGAAGCCCGCGGAGCGCGAGCGCGCCGACGAACGGGAGCCCCAGCGTCGGCGGCAGCAGCGCGAGCGCGAGGTAGCCCAGCGAACCGCCGAGCGCCGCGGCGACGACGAGCGGACGCCGCCGACCCGCGGCGTCGCTCAGCGCGCCCCAGCCGCCGACGAAGAGGACGAACGCGGCGAACTCGACCGAGAGGAACAGCGTGGGCGCCGCGACGCCCGTCCCCCCGAGCTCCGCGGCCAGGAGGTCGACGCCCGGGTAGACGAGCGTCTGGGCCAGCATGACCGCGAACACGACCGTCGCGAGCGCGACCCGGTCCCGGCGTCCCTCCCGTCGCTCCGTCATCGGCCGCCGATTGGTGGGGCGGGGGCTTGAGGGTTCGCGATTCGGTCCCGGACGCCGGCCCGCGAGGGAACCGCTTAAGTCTCCCGTGACCCGAGGACTGCCAATGAGTACCGTATCGATGGCCGGTCGTCGGGAGGGGCGGGGCCGATGAGCGTCGGCCAGCAGGTCGCCTCCGACCACCAGCTCGCGCGACTGCTCCAGATCGGCGTCGTGCTGGAGGAGGTCGTCGAGGCGCGCTCCACGCACCACTACCGGGAACTGGACGCCGACTTCGACCCCGAGGTCGAGTCGCTGCTCGAACACGCGGCCGAGGAGTCGGCCGAACACCGCGAGCGCCTGGAGGACCTCATCGCCGAACTCGACGCCGAGTCGGTGTCCTACGAGGAGATCGAGGCGCTCGTCGAGGCCCAGTACGGGAAGACGAAGCCGGAGGACTTCGACGGCGTCCTCTACGACCAGCTCTGCAACGAGGAGACGGCGTACAAGTTCTACGACGACCTCGTCGGCGCCATCCGCGGCAGCGACGCCGAGTTCTCGGTGGACCGGGAACGCCTGCTCGCCACCCTCCGCGGGATCCGCGAGGAGGAGGCCGAGGGCGTCGAGGAAGTGACCGCGGTCATGGAGGGACGCGAATGAACACCGCAGACCAGTACCTGAAGGCGATCTACCTCGTACAGGAGATGGAGGACGGCCCTGCCTCGACCGGCGCCGTCGCGGACGCGCTGGACGTCAGCCCCGCGAGCGCCAACGAGATGATCGGGAAGCTCGAGGACCGAGAGCTCGCCGAACACGAGAAGTACAAGGGAGTCATCCTGACGGAGGCCGGCATCGTCCGGGCCCGCGACGCCATTCAGAACTACTGCATCATCGAACGCTTCCTCGCGAACGTCCTCGAGGTGGAGGAGTTCCGCGCGGAGGCCCGCTCGCTGGAGGCCGTCATCGACGACACGGTGGCGGAGCGACTCGACACCATCATCGACCGCTCCTCCGAGTGTCCCGACTGCTTCGACGCGAAGGCGGACGCGTGCCGGTACCTCGAGGTCGAGCAGGAGAAACCCGCCGACTGAACGGGGACGATTCCACGATCGGGCGCCGTACCGACCCAGTGGAGTTAAGGGATGGGGGTGATTGGGGCTATCCAGTTCCATGGGTGGGAGCATATCGAATCGACTTCGGCAGTTCGTCGGCCTGGGTGGACGACGGTCGGCCGCGTTCGAGTGCCGAGGGTGTGGTGCGGGGTTCGAGAAGGACAGACAGCAGTGTCCCGACTGCGGCGGGTTCGACATCCGGCGGACGTGAGGCCGTTCCGGAACCGCTTAGTTTCGCCCGTCGGTAGTGGTGGGTGACGGTGGAAGTCCCGTGGTGTAGCGGCCAATCATAATGGCCTTTGGAGCCATTGACGGCGGTTCGAATCCGCCCGGGACTATGTTCCTGCGGTATCGAATCCGCTGTTTAGGATCCCATAGCTGACGGCACTAGTCGACGGAAGTTCGAGCGGTCGTCGTGCCGTGTGCGGTAACCAGAGATTCGACACGCAAGCAACCAAATGGTATCGCTTGACCACGCATCGGTTCTGCCCGCCCTTGCTCCCGTTACGCAAACACAGTATGCAGTCTTGGATGGACAGCGACCTCCGGTCAGCACAGAAGACTTATCGCGCCAAAGTTATTCTGGACGTTCGGAGATGGAAAGAAAGTGCTTCCCGAAATCAATCACGGGCGTTGGAGTGGTTGCAACGTCTGGTTGCCTTTCCCAGCGTTCTGGTTTCACGGTTAGTAACCCTCCAGGCAGTCTGGTCCTTTCAAATCAAACAGAATCGAAGCACGGGATCTCCGTACACTCCTCACGCGATGATGGTTGGACCGACTCCTACGGATTTTCACTCGGACCATCCGAAACGAAAGGTCGGGAGGAACTGCTTACTGACCCGGGAACGTATGAAGTTGAGGCTACCCCCGATAGTAAGGAAATTGATACTCCTGGTCGTGAGTTGGGACCAGGGCCCGACGCGGTGACTGGGGAGTATATCAGAGTATCCGTATCCGACGGGAACTTTTCTACAACCTCTGTTATAGAGGACTAAGCTGATTCATATAGAGATACGGCCCCTCGTCGGGGCCCGTAATCGCCTTCGGGACTCTCCCTGCGAACTACCCTCCGTACGGCAATCAGCCGTAGCTACCCGACCGCATCTTCGTCCCAAAATGGAGTTCAGCGGCCCGCTGGCCGCCGGGCCTCCGTCTCGTCGGCCCCGCCGCTCGTCCGGTTCAGCATCACCCCGACGGCGCCGCCGAGAGCGCCCGCGACCGCATAGAGCCCGACGAGCAGGAGCGGAACGAGGGGTACCCCCTCGAGGACCGTTCCGGCGCCGTCGAGCACGACGAGCACCGCGAGGGCGCCGAGCGCCGCGGCAACGACGCCGTGGGTCGCGCCCCCGTTAACTCCGCGGCCGACGACGTATCCGGCCGCTCCCCCGCCGATGATTCCCGTGATCGCCCAGCCCACGCCCGAGAGCGTGACGTCCGCGATCGGGATCGAGAACCCGACCACGAGGCCGACGACCAGCGTTACGACGAAACCGATTCCTACCGCACGCCAGTTGATGCTCATGGTTGCGGGTGAGAGTACGCCTCGCGAGGTAGTAAGCGCGCATTGGAGAATGAGAGCCCGATAGTTGCCGCGGGGGCACGGGTGTCGATGTCGGGCTGGAGCCACAGCCCCCGCGACGACGGTCCGGATAGTCGCGTTTTTGGTGCCGGCCGCGGACGACCGGAACATGACACTCGAGGCGGCCGTCGCCGTCCCCTTCCGCGGGGCGGGCGCCGACCGGATGGGCGAGGGCGAGTTCGTCGTGGCCCTCTCGCTGGACCGCGACTGGTTCTCGCCCGACCAGGCGAAGCGACTCGTCGACGTCGCGACGGGCCGGGGGCTCGTCGCCGAGGAGGACGGCGACCTCGTCGCACAGTTCGACCCCGCCGAGGTCGCCGTCCCGTCCGACTTCGTCCCCGACGAGTCGGTGCTCCGCGAGCAGTCCACCTTCGAACGGGTCGTCGACGCATTCGTCGCCGCCGGCGTCGAGAAGCGGGAGGCGGTCGCCGCCTCGAACGAGCGCCAGCGCGAACTCGGCGTCACGCTCGAGGCGGCGTCCGTCCTCGTCGCGCGCGAGCGCGGGGTCGACGTCGGCGAGGCGGCGGCGGCGGCCCGGGCCGACCTGGTTCCGGGGGAGGACTGATGGGGGATGCACGCGAGTGACGGACCGAGGGGGACCCGCCCCCGGGTGAGGAACTGATGTCCGCGGATCGAACGACCGACGGCGTCCGCATCGCGCAACTGCTCGCGTCCGAACTGACGGGGAACCGACGTCGACTCGCCGACGTCGCGGTCACCGACCCCGACCCCGACGTTGCGCCGACGACCGACGGCGAACTCGCCTACCGGGTCGCGGACGGGGAGGACACGGTCGCCGAGGTGTACGTCCACCCCGACCGCGTGCGCGTCGAGTTCGTCGCCGCCCCCGACGCGGCGGCCGACGCGGGGACGGCGGCGGAGCTCCGGGTTCGCCCGAAGGCCGTCAGCCCCCCGCGAACCGTCGTGTTCGTCGAGGACGGCGCGCAGGTGAAACGCGCCCTCGGGGCCTTCGAGGCCGTCCTCTCCCGGGACCGACCGTAGCCGTCCGTCGGGTCGAACGCGACCGTCCGTCCCGATCGGGGCGCCGCGCCGGACCGCACCGTTTTTGCTCCGCCCGGGTAGTGACCAGGTAGTGACGCTCGACCCGATCCACGTGGACACCATCGCCCACCTCGCGTCCGCCATCGCCGACGGGGTCGACGACGGCGACCACGACGACCTCGCGGCCACCGTCTGGGCCGAGTGGCTCGACCCGCTTCGCGACGGGGGTCGGCCGGTGGTCGAACCGGTCGACGGACACGAACTCCGGCGGGTGTCCGTCGAGGACGCCGCGCTCGCCGACCGGCCGTTCGAGACGAGCAACGGGGTCGACGCGGGGACGCTGAACCCCACGGCGTTCAAGAACGGGCTCGTCCTCGACGTCGCGCACGCCGCGATGGGGACGGAGCCGACCGACCTCGACGTCCACGGTGCCCGGTCCATCGTCGTCACCGTCCACGCGAACGACGCGACGGTCCACCTGCCGGACGGCTGGAGCCGGTACGACGGCGGAAACAGCGAACGCCGGATCCTGACGGTCCCGCGGACGCGGCGGTTCGCCGACGAGACGGTCCACGAACTCGCGCTCTCGCTCGCGGAGTCACACCACGCGCTCGGCCACTCCAACGTGGTCTCGGACCTGCTGGTGCTCGACGGGCCGCTGTACCCCAAGCGCCTGCTGAACTGGGCGACGCGGGACAGCGAACTCCGGGAACTCGCCTACGGCGACGCGGTCACCGAGGCGGTCGAGAACTACGTGCGGCTCGTCGAGCGACACGTCGAGCGGGACGTCCCCCTCGTCGGCTTCGTGAAGAACCCGACGTCTGGCTACCTCACCCGGACGCTCGGTTCGAAGGGCGTCGAGGCTCCGTGGCCCGACGACGCCGCGATGTTCACGCGGCTGCTGGAACGCCGGGTCGACGACGAGCGCCGGACCGACGAGGTGACGTTCACGACGTGGCTCCACTCTCGGGGCGGATCCGACGAGCCGCTCTCGGCGACCGGCGACGCCCTCGGCGTGGACCGGAACCTCGACCCCGAACTGTACGAGGTGACGTT
Protein-coding regions in this window:
- a CDS encoding metal-dependent transcriptional regulator; translated protein: MNTADQYLKAIYLVQEMEDGPASTGAVADALDVSPASANEMIGKLEDRELAEHEKYKGVILTEAGIVRARDAIQNYCIIERFLANVLEVEEFRAEARSLEAVIDDTVAERLDTIIDRSSECPDCFDAKADACRYLEVEQEKPAD
- a CDS encoding DUF5518 domain-containing protein, whose translation is MSINWRAVGIGFVVTLVVGLVVGFSIPIADVTLSGVGWAITGIIGGGAAGYVVGRGVNGGATHGVVAAALGALAVLVVLDGAGTVLEGVPLVPLLLVGLYAVAGALGGAVGVMLNRTSGGADETEARRPAGR
- a CDS encoding DUF2240 family protein gives rise to the protein MTLEAAVAVPFRGAGADRMGEGEFVVALSLDRDWFSPDQAKRLVDVATGRGLVAEEDGDLVAQFDPAEVAVPSDFVPDESVLREQSTFERVVDAFVAAGVEKREAVAASNERQRELGVTLEAASVLVARERGVDVGEAAAAARADLVPGED
- a CDS encoding DNA double-strand break repair nuclease NurA — its product is MTLDPIHVDTIAHLASAIADGVDDGDHDDLAATVWAEWLDPLRDGGRPVVEPVDGHELRRVSVEDAALADRPFETSNGVDAGTLNPTAFKNGLVLDVAHAAMGTEPTDLDVHGARSIVVTVHANDATVHLPDGWSRYDGGNSERRILTVPRTRRFADETVHELALSLAESHHALGHSNVVSDLLVLDGPLYPKRLLNWATRDSELRELAYGDAVTEAVENYVRLVERHVERDVPLVGFVKNPTSGYLTRTLGSKGVEAPWPDDAAMFTRLLERRVDDERRTDEVTFTTWLHSRGGSDEPLSATGDALGVDRNLDPELYEVTFMFVYDPRGDLLFKVEAPAAFTTDERVRSALTSQVVSEVAAEGGPPRAVEKADELARIGVGEKESLRRKFEERFDTEFLHTYDDHRWDREG